One Aegilops tauschii subsp. strangulata cultivar AL8/78 chromosome 2, Aet v6.0, whole genome shotgun sequence genomic window, GCATGTGGTCTTCTTCATCGGCTGGTACAGTGGGAGGGCCTTCTTGCCCAGCCGGCTGACGAACCGGATGAGAGAGGCTAGGCACTCGATGAACTTCTGGACGTCCCGCAGCCGGGTCGGTTTCTTCAGCCGCTCAATGGCGTTGATCTtcacggggttgcactcaatcccatgcttagaaacaaggaagccaaggagctggccggccggtactccgaagacacacttctccgggttgagcttgatctaaAAGCAGCGCAGGTTGGCGAAGGTCTCCTTGAGATCCTACAAAAGGGTGTCGCGCTTCTCCGTCCTCACCACTATATCGTCCACAtagacatgggcatttctgcTGAGTTGCTTCAGGAGGCACTACTGCATACAACGCTGAAAGGTGGTGCCGAcgttcctcaagccgaacgtcatggtgaTGTAGCAGAAGGCGCCGAAAGGGGTGATGAAGCCGGTCTTTAGTCGATCGGGCGGGTCCAGCTAGATCTGTTGGTAGTTGGAGTAGGCGTCCAGGAAGGACAGCAGCTCGCAGCCGGCCGTGGAGTCGATCACCTGATCGATCCGGGGCAAGGcaaagggatccttggggcaggctttgttgaggctcgTGTAGTCGATACAAATGTGCCACTTGTTGTTTTTCTTGAAAATtgggactgggttggcaagccagtccgggtagaacacttccatgatgaagtcGGCAGCCAAAAGCCGGTCGATTTCTTCACCAACGATCCTTCCCTTCTCTTCTGATAGGCGGCGGAGGGGTTGTTTGACCGGATTAGCATCCGATCGCACATGCAGCTTGTGCTCGGCGTACTCcctcggaacacccggcatgtacttgggggaccatgcgaagatgtcccaatttcCATGGAGGATGTcaacgagctcgctttcctatttgctgtcaaggttggACCCTATGACAGCATGCTGCTCCGGGTGCGCCGGGTCCAAGATGATCTTCTTGGTTTCCTTGGACGGCTGGAAGGAGCCCCCAGCGTCCGCGTCCTTGGGGTTAGATGGCATGgccggctgcttgctggccatggccagAGCCCGGTCAAGGAGGCGCTTCCCTTCGGCGATGataagggactcggccagccgggaGCTGGCTGTGGTGCACGTGAGCGACTTCTGGTAGTCGCCGGCAATGGTGATGAAGCACTTGGGACCCGCCATTTCATCTTTAGGTACGCGTAATGTGGAACCACCATGAATTTGGCTAAAGCTGGCCGGCCTAAGAGCGCGTGGTAGGGGTTGTCCAAGtcaaccacctcaaaccagatgGGCTCGCGGCGGAAGTGGGTCTTGTCGCCGAACAGGACGTCAATCTTGATTTTGCCGATTGCAAAGCAGGAAATCCTAGGGacaatgccatggaacacagtccggctggGCTGGAGTTGCTTCTCCTTGATGCCCAGCTCTTCCATGGTGTcacggtagaggatgttgatgctgctaccgccgtctATTAGGATCTGGGAGAAGCGGCAAGTCCGCCTCTCGATTGAGAAGGTGGAGTCCAGCACCATGGCATAAGCACCCAGCTAGGGCATCACGGCCGGGTGATCATCACGGCTCCAGGTGATGGGCATGTCGGACCAGTGCATAAATTTGGGGACCTCTGAAACAACAGCATTCACCTCGTGGTGCTGCTGACACCGACTATGCTTGTCGTCGGCTTCATTGGTGAAGACGATGTAGGTGGCGTTCTTGTTGGGGAACTCATCTTGGAGCATGCTGATAGGgcgggccggctgctgaggagCTGGAGCCGCTGGGCCGGCTGGAGGAGGCGGCAGACCCTCACCCTTAGTGATTTGGGTGAGCCAGCTGCACTGCTGGGTGGTGTGGTTAGACGGTTCGCGCTGCTGTGGAACTTGCACGGGGCATCGAGGGCCTACTCGAAGGAGAAGGCAGGCAGCCAGGCATCCTTGCCACCCCGCCAAAGCTTGGGGCCGGGTTGCCCGCCGGCTGCTGATCCTCGATGGTGGCCACTTGCCTGGTATTGGAAGCTGGCTGctgggccttgcgcttgttgttgtTCGGCTGCTGGCgccggttggagtcaccagccagTGCTTGAGAAGCCGGTGGGATCACCTTCCCGGACGCGTCAACCCGGATCTCtgacttcatggaggagtcggtcgtggcgtacttgtccgccacAACCAGGAGCTCATCCaaggtagccggctcatcgcacaGAAGCTTGTGCTTGAACAGGGTGCCCTCTCTGCACCCggtggtgaagtactcgatggcctgcaccttctgcaccccttcgcaggagttgtgCAACTCAGCCCAGTGCGTCAGGTAGTCGCGAGTGGAATCAGTCGGATCCTGAACGCACatggagagctggcgaggcttgggggCCGCTTGTATATGCTgttgaagttgcggacgaagacatCGCTGAAGTCCaaccagctgttgatgctgttgGGTTTGAGGTTGTTCAGCCATGTCCAGATCGTGCCCTGCAACATGAGCTAaacatacttcacggcaacgcgcttgttgccgttcgctatgctgactgCTGTAGCGTAGTCGGTCAGCCAGTCCTCCAGCTTCACAGCGCCGGTGTACTTGGGAGTATGACgagggagtgagaaccctttggggaagggctcgtcgcagaTGCGGGGGCGAAGCAGGCCAGGCCGACTATATCCTCCTCCTCTACTGCCAGGGACTGAGCAAGCCGCTCAATCCGGTGGCGagcatcattctcgccgactgCTTCATGGGGGCCTAGCCGGCCCCCAGAGTCGGATGTTCAACCGGCGCCAGAGAAGCCTGCCTCTCcctgtggggggggggagggggaggggcggaTGTTCGTCCTGCTGGCGTCGCCGGCCTTCCGCTCTCGGAGGCAACTGTCGGGTGTTCACGACCATCTAGTGGGAGTGTCGGCTGTGGCCGGCTACCGGCTCCGGGTTCCGCTGGCCGCGACCACCACCACTTGGGGACCGGGAGGTCGCTCCATGTTCGAGGCGGGGTGGAGGGTTTCTTTCCGGGAGGTCGGCCTGCCGGTCGGCTCCCACCATGCGGTTGCACGCGTCTTCCTGCGTATTCGCAGCGTTGACGAGTTCCTAGAGACGCTCCATCTGGCTGCACCGCTCGTCGCCCTCCAGGTTCTCGAGCTGTTCTGCCGCTGCCTGGGCAGCGCGCAGGTTCTGCACTGGGGTGTCGTAGATCGGGCGTCTGACTTCCAGCATGCTGGCTATGGCCGCGCCTCGTTGCCGGATAGCGCCGGCTCGGTTGGGCTCGCCTGCAGCCGGCGTGCCGCCCGCTACGCAGTCGATCTTGCGCTGGCTGGCCTCAGCGTGGCGCTTCATGGCCGCCATCTTGTTCACGCTATCAAGGAGCTTGACACGGAATTCTTCTAGCTCCGCCGGGCTGGCGTTGGGACTGACGGGAGTAGCCAGGCCATGTATTGCTGCTCGCAACGGGTCCTGGGTGGCCCTGCCAGCGTCCTggctgcttccagtgaccatcaCCTCGACAAGGACGCCGGCGTCGAGCGCGTTGACAGAGGTGTTGCGGGCAACAGCAGGGAGCGGGTCATCGACGACCACCACGTCGCCGGGGAACCCATCGGTGGAGGTTGCATCAGAGAGGGTGAGCTTCTCGAAAAGCTCGGTGAGGTGGCTCATGGAGCAGATGGCTCCCGCATCGAAGGCAGGCTCGTTGGAAAAGCTGagcttctcgaagaggtcgacgATGCAGCTCACGGGGCAGACGGCTCCCGCGTCAGGTGATGCGCTGGTGCATGCGCATACAAACGCATTGGGCTGGCTGATCAGGCCAGACGCAACGCGCTCGCTAGAGGGAAGGATGGTTCCCGTCCGAAACACAACTCCGTCCGATGCCGCGGATGGCCtcacagtgggcgccaactgtcgtggtaatCTTACGTCAGATGCCAGGGGGTGGCTTATCGTGGGTGGAGCCATGAGGACGTCCTCGGGTTCCGGAAGCGAGAGTGAGCACGAGCTCGGTAGGACATGAGACgtacccaggttcagggctctctggagagataacacccctagtcctccTATGATGACTATGATCAAGTGtatacaagcttgctccttgagctgttctgctagaggaggaagaagggtagAGCTACCTCTCTTCTCCTAGATATGGTGAGTGTGTCTGGATGaaggctgaaccctttgcatgggtgagccctggggggttttataggccaaccccccaggggtacaatggtaatgcgGCTGGGTGTAGGACGCGGACGTTAGTGTCTAGGGTTGCCGGGTTCTCCGCCGGCGGCTGAGACCCGCCTCTGGACGGCCCCGCCGGCTACTGAGAATCCggccgacaggtagggcccgccgcctacgAGCCACGATGATTGCGTTTTGCTGTAGCTTTGTACTTGCCCACGAGGGCCGCGTCATGAGTCGCATGGCTACAGTCCCGTGCCAGGCGAGTAGGTGGCCGCCTGGTCAGCGCGCACTGTAGTCACGCTCCTCTGGGATTCGGGGGGAGCAGATGGCACTGTTGCTATGCTCCGTCTTGTCATAGTGGGTGAGTGCAGAATTCGAGGGGAAGGAGGGGCCGGCTGCTGGAAGCCGGCCGCGTGGTCTTGACCGCCTTCTAAGGGGACGCCGTCTTCTGGAAGCCGGCCGCTTGGTCAATAGGCTTGAGGGGTTGTGCTAGCCCCAATGTCTTGAAATGTTAAGGGGTGTGGATGAGGCTACCCGAGGTCTATTCCCCCGacagtatgcaccgttgctatagttcatcgtgttgagacaccacgtgattaTCAGGTGTGATAtactctacattcacatacaacgggtgcaagacaattttgcacatgcggaatacttgggttaaattTGACgcgcctagcatgtacaaacatggcctcggaacactagagaccgaaaggccgaacttgaatcatatagtagatatgatcaacatagagatgttcaccattagtgactaccccatctcacgtgatgatcggacatgagttagttgatttggatcacgtatcacttagatgacttgagggatgtttatttaagtgggagttcttttagtaatttgattaattgaatttaatttatcatgaacttagccttgatagttttgcatatctatgttgtagatcaatagatCACGATATGGCTCCtatatatttttgatatgttcctagagaaaactaagttgaaagatgatagtagcaatgatgtggactgggtccgtgatatgaggattatcctcattactgcacagaagaattatgtccttgatgcaccgctaggtgaaaaacatgttgcaggagcagatgcagacgttatgaacgttctGCAAGCTCGATATggtgactacttgatagtttagtacaccatgctttacggcttagaaccagacttcaaaaacattttgaatgccacggagcatatgagatgttccaagagctgaaaattggtatttcaaattcatgcccgtgtcgagaggcaTGAGatctctgacaagtactttgcctacaagatggaggagaatagcttagccagtgagcatgtactccgaatgtctgggtactacaatcgcttgaatcaagtgggagttaatcttccagataagatagtgattgacagagttctctactcactatcaccaagctactagaacttcgtgatgaactataatatgcaagggatgacaaaaacgattcccaagctcttcgcgatgctgaaatcgacgaaggtagaaatcaagaaagagcatcaagtgttgatggttaacaagaccactagtttcaagaaaaagggcgagggaaagaaagggaacatcaagaagaatggcaagcaagttgtcgcttgatacgtctccaacgtatctataatttatgaagtatccatgccatttttacaacaattttatatggttttggtatgatttgcatggaactaacccggactgacgatgttttcagcagaactaccatggtgctgttttttgtgcagaaatgaaagttctccaaatgagctgaaactttttgacttttttttggaacaaaagagacccacgaagcttcgtgggagggccagaagagccacgaggagggcacaacccaccagggcgcacctgctGGGCCTAGCTTGCCccagtgggttgtgctcacctcgaggcccatcttagcgtgaaaccaacgccaaaaaatcctataaatagagaaaccatcgggggttaacctagatcagaagttctgccgccacaatgctctatagccaccgaaaaccaagcTAGACCCTTGTCgtcaccctgccggaggggggaatcatctccggtggccatcttcatcatcctggcggccaccatgatgaggagggggtagtccaccctcggggctgagggtttgaaccagtagctatgtgtttaatctctctctatcgtgttcttgagatgtcacgatcttgatgtatcacggacTTTGTTAacatagtcggatcatatggtgttttcccctctctatcttgttgtgatgaattgagtttttccctttgagatttcgttgttatcggattgaatacttttatggatttgagaacacttgatatatgtcttgcaattgaatactcgtggtgacaacggggtatcgtattgattcacttgatatatgttttggcactcaactcgcggattcccgaggtgacattggggtaatctacgcgtaggggttgatgcacgttcttgtctttgtttctctggtagaaatcttggataactctttgaagttctttatgttggattgagtatgaATATgcatttgctttggtgttattttagtacaaactctaggatagatcaaacggaaagaatagctttgtgttattttagtacggactcttgaatagatcgaacggaaagaatagctttgaggtggtttcgtaccctacaaacaatttattcttatgttctccgctagataggaactttggagtgattcttcgttgcacgttgatggacggttatatgatccaattatattagcattgttgagaagttgcactagtgaaagtacggaccctatgcctcatttttcaagcattgcaataccatttttgtgcccattcactatttgctaccttgctgtttttatttattcagattataaaaatatatttctaccatccatattacacttttatcaccatctcttcaccgaactagttcacctatacaattttccattgtattgggtgtgttggggacacaagagatttcttgtatttggttgcaggatcgtttgagagagaccatattcatcctacacctctcatggattgataaaccttaggtcatccacttgaggaaaaaatgctactgtcctacaaaactttgcgcttggaggcccaacacgtgtctacaagaataaagttgcgtagtagacatcaagctcttttctggcgccgttgccggggatgtGAGTGCACGAAGGTATacctttagatcttgcaattgaatcttttagtttcttgttttatcactagtttggtttatgaATGAAAACTacacaaaaaaaatggaattgaggttgcatcatattattgatcatctttataatatctttcttgaaaatgatggttccaaaaattgtgctcaattgttagaagaagaagtcaataaaatgtttggcacaaaatatttaatgatgagcatgattgcaatgttgttagtatgaattctttgaatatccatgatgctaatgatatgcaaaaccataagcttggggatgctatgtttgatgaagatgatattttactcccctaagttttgatgagaaaatttattatgatgaaagcatgtctcatatttatgatgattatattgatgaaagtgggtttggaagagtgtcaactctagatactaatgatcccactattttggagggtgttgaatattattgtaataattatgaaagtggatttggagaggtcatgactttatttagtgatgagtccactatttcggaagaggtttcaattgattattatGCGAACAAaattgctatctatgatgattatggtgatgacatgtatgctacaaagaataatgataaccatgaaacttttcatcatgattttaattttcaatcccatgatagttattttgttgagtttgctcccactactattcatgagaataaatttgcttatgtggagagtaataaattttctatgcttttgtgtcatgaaaagaatgctttatgtgatggttatattgttgaatttcttcatgatgctgctgaaaattattatgagggaggagcttatgcttgtaggaatttaaataatatcaagtttcctctctatgcgttgaaagttttgaagttatgcttgttttgccttcctatgctagttcattcttgttcccataagttgtttgctcataAAATCCCTATTCAtatgaagtgggttagacttaaatgtgctagccatgtgattcatgatgctccctttacatttcaattcttatcttttatgcgagcatcattgaaatcatcatgcctagctaaaggcattaaaaaagcgcttgttgggagacaacccaacacttttacctactgtttttgtgtgttcacataattatgctactgtattgatcatgttttattgcttttgtttcaataaagtgccaagtaaagcctttgggatcatgttgggtgataattgatttgatcttgctaaaaaacaaaaacttttgcgctcacgaaaataattcttatttttaacagaagagggcttttgagtttattctttttgaagaagtttAACATACAAATTTATCACGTGTTCCTAATTGTTTCATAATTTTCGAGTAGCaaaagtatggtttgagtacaaattactacacactgttctgtttttgacagattttgttttcaatgcatagtttgcttgttttctagtttctatggcttatattgctcaatataaattgtggaaatgatatgctacattaggcattgtgtgagaacaattattaatcttgtctttcatagtaccaaaagtgaaatggtttgctatttatcatactaacctatctcacaaagttctgttaagttttgtgtgattgaagttttcaagttttgggtgagatgtcaatatgaggagaataaggagtgacaagaccctaagcttgggtattcccaaggcaccccaaggtaatattcaaggaagattcaagcaactaagcttggggatgccccggaaggcatcccctcgtTCGTCTcgaacattatcggtaacctcacttggagctatgtgttttgcttggagcatcattttattttattaggattttctttctgttatttagaataatgttttgcatcttttatttcaagaaaattggcattgatagcctttgccatgcttattttgcaagtctacatgttgttgtttcaaaacagaaagtttatcaatgttgcaaaaattccctagaaaattcagaatgtgataaaatgttgaaactttctGCAAAATGagctatgataaattttctatagtgtggcaaattttcataacttttggaattagggaagtattgatacgcttgcattctttacagactgtactgttttggcagattgctgttatgtttgcattgtttgcatatgttttcttgtttaattattctatttgaggataggagtattaaatatgcagaggcatttagtgtgcaatgtttaataataattttagtgatttgctacagtagagaatgataaggtttttgcattggtttatactaacttatctcacgagtacttgttgagttttgtgtggatgaagcttttgagatttaggaaaaccgtgatatgagaagaattaaggagacacaaaagctcaagcttggggatgcccaaggcatcccaagataatcttcaagaagtctcaagcatctaagcttggggatgccctggtaggcatccaacctttcttcttcaacaattatcggttagtatcgatTGAGGCTAAGTATTTGCTTCTTCAaatgagttgtgctatccttggaatgtcattttattttgttttgtttgatgttttaataaagtacttagatctgaaagtttttaaataaaatagagtcctcaaatagttgacagggaggctaggtaagcggcacgcacatcccgtcaacgaagctcttttctgtggaattgctctagtgcttcacttatatatttttgagcacggtgtgctttagtatttttaaagaaattatctcttgcttcacttcaattaatttgagagaaagaaatattatgctcatgatcttcacttatatttgtttgagcttatcaaaatcaactcatgaaaattagttccaaagtgacagatatccaagaaggatgtaataaaaactttcatgaagatcattggactaAATAAACTTgatccttgtaatagttttgagttatgatgatgtgatatgtgagtcatgttgatgagtaattatgctttagtaagaatattggtgttaaggtttgtgattctctatgcaagcacaaaagtcaatagttatgcaatgaaattacatcctacttgtggtgcattatttggtgttaattatgctcaatgctcgcttatgagattattcgtttcttggttggtcgctttgCAATCTTtggctagccttcattttgcaataagtatgatcactacttgtgcatccaaaatcctttaaactagttttgTCACATGAGTCCattatacctacctatatgcggtattattttgccgttctaagaaaatttgtatgtgccatctctaattttcaaaacaAATTTCTCTTtcgtgtgctcgtaccgctcgcgaggcggtgagggggtggccaatattttccatgctagatgtgttattctcatgatgagtgtttattcacttctcattgcacgagagtatgacaaaggtattagggatgcccagtcctgaaatgaaaaatgaatttactttatgttgtcaaataataaattccttggaaagtgttggtatggagggcacccgtggatacggttagccatggaaagtgaaagtatggtggaaaaaggaataaactttattttttgtttgggaaccgcctatgatatatccatcatggaaagtgttgggagctctaagtcgttttcgttggtgggaaaagtatgcctttcaaatgtttttatctctaaattttcgctttgagctctggcacctctacaaatccgtacttccctctgcgaagggcctatctatttattgtatgcaaattttatttttatttgagtctccatcttctcttataaagcaccaactaaggggcactatgatcgtacttgagcattggatgtagctaatatgcgagtgtgtttcatgaatggatcaatgattgagcatgatgggctagggatagctttctttagtgttgatattttgacaGACATGATTTCTTGTTGATCTGATTGAGTATTGAAGCCCTCATGTCAAAATATAGACTATTACTCTGAATCAttcaagtccaaatgtccatgctacaaaagaaaagagtatatgatgaatatgataggtagcattccacaacaaaaattctgttttaaatttctactttatcatgataagttttatgagaaagagttgttgttatgatgctaggaaaagtgattgaaattatcattaatcaaacttatgcactttgctagcattcacacttcataaattatttcttttaacatttacctacttgaggacgagtaggaattaagcttggggatgctgatacgtctccaacatatctataatttatgaagtattaatgccatgtttacaacaattttatatggttttggtatgatttgcatggaactaacccggactgacgttgttttcagcag contains:
- the LOC109745654 gene encoding uncharacterized protein gives rise to the protein MVLDSTFSIERRTCRFSQILIDGGSSINILYRDTMEELGIKEKQLQPSRTVFHGIVPRISCFAIGKIKIDVLFGDKTHFRREPIWFEVVDLDNPYHALLDEMAGPKCFITIAGDYQKSLTCTTASSRLAESLIIAEGKRLLDRALAMASKQPAMPSNPKDADAGGSFQPSKETKKIILDPAHPEQHAVIGSNLDSK